Proteins encoded within one genomic window of Aerococcus viridans:
- a CDS encoding dUTP diphosphatase, whose amino-acid sequence MTVENTRGFEKISAYANDEAITLPKRSTTLSAGYDIAAAEDIIVPAMWKTGVKHVLKDLAHLNVAGEVDESAMKPVLVPTGLKAYMGENEYLQLACRSSNPLKRGLSLPNGVGIVDADYYNNENNEGHLFVQLVNFGLRDVQIKKGERIAQGIFLSFLTTADDQPSDQVRAGGFGSSGQ is encoded by the coding sequence ATGACAGTAGAAAATACACGAGGATTTGAGAAAATCTCGGCCTATGCCAATGATGAGGCTATTACATTACCAAAACGTTCAACAACTTTATCGGCTGGCTATGATATCGCAGCGGCTGAAGATATTATTGTACCGGCAATGTGGAAGACTGGTGTGAAGCATGTGCTAAAAGACCTTGCGCATTTAAATGTAGCAGGTGAAGTAGATGAAAGTGCTATGAAACCAGTGCTAGTGCCAACAGGTTTGAAAGCTTATATGGGCGAGAATGAATACTTACAATTAGCTTGCCGGTCTTCAAACCCGCTTAAACGTGGGCTTTCATTACCAAATGGGGTAGGTATTGTTGATGCAGATTACTACAATAATGAAAATAATGAAGGTCATTTATTTGTTCAATTAGTAAACTTTGGTTTACGTGACGTTCAAATTAAAAAAGGTGAGCGTATTGCGCAAGGGATTTTCCTTTCTTTCTTAACGACTGCTGATGACCAGCCAAGTGATCAAGTGCGTGCAGGTGGTTTTGGCTCTTCTGGTCAATAA
- the radA gene encoding DNA repair protein RadA, with translation MAKKTTTRYVCQACGYESVQFYGKCPNCGAWNQMEEERLYGKTIAHPETHAGQANSSRMKPQKLAAVQGEETPRIQTQLGELNRVLGGGVVQGSLVLIGGDPGIGKSTLMLQVSAELHQSAGPVLYVSGEESMHQIKLRADRLGFEGADFYVYAETDMAAIQDAIYDLQPRFVVIDSIQTMTHEDATSTAGSVGQVRQTTAELMKLAKSQNIGIFIVGHVTKEGNIAGPRILEHMVDTVLYFEGEKHDTFRILRAVKNRFGSTNEIGVFDMQQDGLHEVANPSELFLEERLAGTNGSAVVASMEGTRPILTEIQALLTPTSFGNARRTASGLDYSRVSLIMAVLEKRAGLMLQNQDAYLKSTGGVRLDEPAIDLAIAVAVASSYREKETKPTDCFVGEIGLTGEIRRVTRIAERVQEAEKLGFERIFIPKNALSGLTGKQKIQVVGVTTVREVLNTIFPK, from the coding sequence ATGGCGAAAAAAACGACAACGAGATATGTGTGTCAGGCTTGTGGTTATGAGAGTGTTCAGTTCTATGGCAAGTGCCCGAATTGTGGGGCATGGAACCAAATGGAAGAGGAACGCTTATATGGAAAGACTATTGCGCATCCTGAAACGCACGCTGGACAAGCCAATTCAAGTCGAATGAAGCCACAAAAATTGGCGGCGGTTCAAGGGGAAGAAACCCCGCGTATCCAAACTCAATTAGGCGAACTAAATCGCGTCTTAGGTGGCGGTGTCGTGCAAGGTTCGTTGGTTTTAATTGGCGGTGACCCAGGGATTGGGAAGTCAACCTTGATGCTACAGGTATCAGCTGAATTGCACCAGAGTGCTGGGCCAGTTTTATATGTGTCCGGAGAGGAATCGATGCATCAAATCAAGCTGCGGGCGGACCGTCTAGGCTTTGAAGGGGCGGATTTCTATGTTTATGCAGAAACGGATATGGCGGCTATCCAAGATGCCATTTATGACTTACAACCACGCTTTGTAGTGATCGACTCTATTCAAACTATGACCCACGAGGATGCGACATCAACGGCTGGATCAGTTGGCCAAGTCCGCCAAACGACAGCAGAGTTAATGAAATTAGCCAAGTCACAAAACATCGGTATCTTTATCGTTGGGCATGTGACGAAAGAAGGGAACATTGCTGGACCGCGTATTCTAGAGCATATGGTGGATACTGTGCTGTATTTTGAAGGTGAGAAGCATGATACTTTCAGGATTTTACGGGCAGTGAAGAACCGATTTGGATCGACCAATGAAATTGGGGTATTTGACATGCAACAAGATGGCTTACATGAAGTGGCTAACCCGTCTGAGCTTTTCTTAGAAGAAAGGCTAGCTGGCACTAATGGATCAGCGGTTGTTGCTTCTATGGAAGGAACACGACCGATTCTAACGGAAATTCAAGCGCTACTTACACCTACCTCATTTGGGAATGCCCGTAGAACAGCTTCTGGCCTAGATTATTCACGGGTATCACTCATTATGGCTGTACTTGAGAAGAGAGCTGGTTTAATGCTTCAAAATCAAGATGCCTACCTCAAATCAACCGGTGGTGTTCGTTTAGATGAACCAGCGATTGACCTAGCTATCGCAGTAGCTGTGGCTTCTTCATACCGAGAAAAAGAAACAAAACCAACTGATTGTTTCGTCGGAGAAATTGGTTTGACTGGTGAAATTAGACGGGTCACAAGAATTGCGGAACGTGTACAAGAAGCTGAAAAATTAGGTTTTGAGCGGATTTTTATCCCTAAAAATGCCTTATCAGGTTTAACTGGCAAACAAAAAATACAAGTAGTTGGTGTAACTACTGTAAGAGAAGTCTTGAATACGATTTTTCCTAAATAG
- a CDS encoding PIN/TRAM domain-containing protein, with amino-acid sequence MNERFWKILSRVLTVILGSSIGYYVLPLLWDMININFSFFYYPLFNIVLGAIILFLIYGLTQPLLMRFIHNIERDMRQLSIEKVLVSAIGVIIGLVLAWLINIPLVAIGWPFISNILPIVLTIVLGVLGFYIFSNKSVEIMEMLTRFPQGRRSESMDTAITEDVQSDEETHESDLSTHSEGLDMYTDALLSLRQAADEAYQPYKILDTSVIIDGRILDVLKAGFIEGVIVVPNFVLKELQYIADSADSLKRVRGRRGLDILNQIQALDDVVVDFYAGDFDDEPEVDLKLLRLAKLVDGVVVTNDYNLNKVSQFHKIKVLNINELANSVKSVVIPGETISVHIVKAGTERQQGVAYMDDGTMIVVEEGKHHIDETLSVEITSAIQTNAGRMVFAKIAD; translated from the coding sequence ATGAACGAAAGATTTTGGAAAATATTGTCTCGCGTACTCACTGTGATACTAGGATCTTCAATAGGTTATTATGTATTACCGTTACTTTGGGACATGATCAATATCAATTTTAGCTTTTTCTATTATCCATTGTTTAACATCGTACTTGGTGCAATTATTCTTTTTCTTATTTACGGGTTAACACAGCCTTTATTGATGCGTTTTATTCATAATATCGAGCGTGACATGCGTCAGTTATCGATCGAAAAGGTTTTAGTTTCTGCAATAGGTGTTATTATTGGACTAGTTTTAGCTTGGTTAATCAACATTCCCTTAGTGGCGATTGGTTGGCCATTCATTTCAAATATCTTGCCAATTGTCTTAACCATTGTTTTAGGTGTATTAGGTTTCTATATCTTCTCTAATAAAAGCGTTGAGATTATGGAAATGCTTACCCGTTTTCCGCAGGGGAGACGTAGTGAATCAATGGATACGGCTATTACTGAAGATGTACAATCAGATGAGGAAACACATGAAAGTGACTTATCAACACACTCAGAAGGCCTTGATATGTATACGGATGCCTTACTGTCGCTTAGACAAGCTGCTGATGAGGCTTACCAACCCTATAAGATTTTAGATACATCAGTGATTATCGATGGACGGATTTTAGATGTCTTAAAAGCTGGATTTATCGAAGGCGTGATAGTGGTACCCAACTTTGTCTTGAAAGAATTACAATACATTGCAGATTCAGCAGATTCATTGAAGCGAGTTCGTGGCCGTCGGGGTTTGGATATTTTAAATCAAATTCAAGCGCTAGATGATGTAGTTGTAGATTTCTACGCCGGCGATTTCGATGATGAACCGGAAGTAGACTTAAAATTATTGCGTCTAGCCAAATTAGTTGATGGTGTTGTGGTAACCAATGATTATAACTTGAATAAAGTGAGTCAATTCCACAAGATTAAAGTATTAAACATTAATGAGTTAGCTAATTCAGTGAAATCTGTTGTGATTCCTGGCGAAACGATTTCTGTACATATTGTAAAAGCTGGTACAGAGCGCCAACAAGGGGTTGCCTACATGGACGACGGCACGATGATTGTTGTTGAAGAAGGGAAACATCATATTGATGAAACCCTTTCAGTAGAGATTACATCAGCCATTCAAACCAATGCAGGACGCATGGTCTTTGCCAAAATAGCTGACTAG
- the gltX gene encoding glutamate--tRNA ligase: protein MSDKVRVRYAPSPTGHLHIGNARTALFNYLFARHNGGEFIIRIEDTDTKRNLEDGERSQLENLQWLGIEWDEGPDKPGEYGPYRQSERKDIYDRYLTELLDKGLAYYAFDTSEEIEAEHEAQVANGETPRYIGKWRDKSQEEIDAARAEGRPETIRFRVPENTTYTFDDMVKGEISFESAAISGDFVIRKQDGMPTYNFAVVVDDHLMEITHVLRGDDHIANTPKQLMIYDALGFERPTFGHMTLIVNAETGKKLSKRDGSILQFIEQYRDLGYLPDAMFNFITLLGWSPKGEEEIFSHDELIEIFDTDRLSKSPAAFDNKKLEWINNRYMKAADAEDVAKLAIEHLQRAGRVSETSTAEERAWTEKLVSLYKDEMSYAAEIVDLSDMFFQDELHIADDAKEVLAGEGVADVLKAFQAKLAEIPADDFKEENIMAAIKAVQKETGVKGKNLYMPIRVATSGEQHGPSIGLTIEVLGKEKVAHHLDQALASL from the coding sequence ATGTCAGATAAAGTACGCGTACGCTATGCGCCAAGTCCAACTGGCCATTTACATATTGGGAATGCTCGTACCGCCTTGTTCAACTATTTATTCGCTCGTCACAACGGCGGGGAATTTATTATTCGTATTGAAGATACCGACACAAAACGAAACCTTGAGGACGGAGAAAGATCTCAACTAGAAAACTTACAATGGTTGGGTATTGAGTGGGATGAAGGTCCAGATAAGCCAGGTGAATACGGCCCTTACCGTCAATCTGAACGTAAAGATATCTACGACCGCTACCTAACAGAATTACTAGACAAAGGCTTAGCTTACTATGCATTTGATACGTCTGAGGAAATCGAAGCAGAACATGAAGCGCAAGTCGCAAACGGTGAAACACCACGTTATATTGGTAAATGGCGCGATAAATCACAAGAAGAAATCGACGCAGCACGTGCAGAAGGTCGCCCAGAAACAATCCGTTTCCGCGTACCTGAAAACACCACTTATACCTTTGATGACATGGTAAAAGGGGAAATCTCTTTCGAATCAGCAGCCATTTCAGGTGACTTCGTTATCCGTAAACAAGACGGCATGCCAACTTACAACTTCGCCGTTGTTGTTGACGACCACTTGATGGAGATCACTCACGTATTACGTGGTGACGACCATATTGCGAACACACCTAAACAATTAATGATTTATGACGCTTTAGGATTTGAACGTCCAACATTTGGTCATATGACATTAATCGTTAACGCTGAAACAGGTAAAAAATTATCTAAACGTGACGGGTCAATCTTACAATTTATCGAACAATACCGTGACTTAGGTTACCTACCGGATGCAATGTTCAACTTCATTACATTATTAGGTTGGTCTCCAAAAGGCGAAGAAGAAATCTTCTCACACGATGAATTGATCGAGATCTTTGATACAGACCGTTTGAGTAAATCACCAGCAGCCTTTGACAACAAAAAACTAGAATGGATTAATAACCGTTACATGAAAGCAGCGGATGCTGAAGATGTAGCGAAATTAGCGATTGAGCATCTACAAAGAGCTGGGCGTGTATCTGAAACATCTACAGCAGAAGAACGCGCTTGGACTGAAAAATTAGTTTCATTATACAAAGATGAAATGTCATATGCAGCTGAAATCGTTGATTTATCAGATATGTTCTTCCAAGATGAACTACACATCGCAGATGATGCTAAAGAAGTATTAGCTGGCGAAGGTGTAGCGGATGTTTTAAAAGCCTTCCAAGCGAAATTAGCGGAAATTCCAGCTGATGACTTCAAAGAGGAAAACATTATGGCAGCCATCAAAGCTGTTCAAAAAGAAACTGGCGTAAAAGGTAAAAACTTATATATGCCAATCCGTGTAGCCACTTCAGGTGAACAACATGGTCCTTCAATTGGTTTAACAATTGAAGTATTGGGTAAAGAAAAAGTAGCCCACCACTTAGACCAAGCACTAGCAAGTTTATAA
- the istA gene encoding IS21 family transposase: MRRDIREGVKKHMIDGIKPNYTALAEQYGCDYRTVKAAYEEALQGNKPKTRRTYPSKLDSFKQIIDIKLEDQCTAKSIFKFIQKKGFDGSYSLVRDYCRGVKKERIQKATVRVEYTPGLSAQIDWKEEMRLISSQGEVFRFNIFLYILPYSKKKFITLTFDRKQDTLFECMNDAFYNTGGVPEEIWFDNMKTVVDRSRTQFSQVHLNDRFYSFSKDAGFRTMVCRPFRPQTKGSVEALARTMDRLRVYNHEFYDSTDLIRIVDELCDELNSEVSQATDEIPDILWKINEKEHLHKLKDDLLNPYFEDSIRRKVTKEAMVIFRKCRYSVDPRYIGKEVDLDLSENEEYVHIYYNGEQIRSHPLTTKRLNYNQEDLVQILKSDVMSHKEEDDIQEHIKRSLKQYDLLEVPSNEQ, from the coding sequence ATGAGAAGAGATATCAGAGAAGGAGTGAAAAAACATATGATTGATGGTATAAAGCCCAATTATACTGCGTTAGCGGAACAATACGGATGTGACTATCGTACGGTTAAAGCAGCGTATGAAGAAGCGTTACAAGGTAATAAACCTAAAACAAGGAGGACATATCCGAGTAAATTAGATTCATTCAAACAAATCATAGATATTAAGTTAGAAGATCAATGTACCGCTAAAAGTATCTTCAAATTCATACAAAAGAAAGGGTTCGATGGGAGTTACAGTCTTGTTAGAGACTATTGCCGTGGAGTGAAAAAAGAACGGATACAGAAAGCAACGGTACGCGTCGAATATACGCCTGGTCTTTCAGCACAAATCGATTGGAAAGAAGAAATGCGACTGATAAGCAGTCAGGGAGAAGTCTTCCGCTTTAATATTTTCCTTTATATATTGCCCTACTCAAAGAAGAAATTTATTACGCTTACCTTTGATCGTAAACAAGATACATTGTTTGAGTGCATGAATGATGCCTTTTATAACACCGGTGGTGTTCCAGAAGAAATATGGTTCGATAATATGAAAACTGTCGTCGACCGGTCACGAACTCAATTCTCTCAGGTTCATTTAAACGATCGCTTCTATTCTTTTAGTAAAGATGCAGGGTTCAGAACAATGGTCTGTCGTCCTTTTCGCCCCCAAACAAAAGGCAGCGTAGAAGCTCTCGCCAGAACAATGGACCGGTTACGGGTTTACAATCATGAATTTTATGATTCGACAGACCTCATTCGAATCGTTGACGAACTTTGTGATGAATTAAATTCGGAAGTGTCTCAAGCAACGGACGAGATTCCTGATATACTTTGGAAAATTAATGAAAAAGAGCACCTCCATAAGCTAAAAGATGACTTGTTAAATCCTTATTTTGAAGACTCTATTCGCCGTAAAGTCACAAAGGAAGCAATGGTCATTTTCCGCAAATGTAGGTACTCTGTAGACCCTCGTTATATCGGAAAAGAAGTTGACTTGGATCTTTCCGAAAACGAAGAGTACGTGCACATTTATTATAACGGAGAACAGATTCGTTCGCACCCACTTACCACAAAAAGATTGAACTATAACCAAGAAGATTTGGTTCAGATACTTAAATCAGATGTCATGAGCCACAAAGAAGAAGATGACATCCAAGAACATATTAAACGAAGTTTAAAGCAATATGATTTACTGGAGGTGCCTTCGAATGAGCAGTAA
- the istB gene encoding IS21-like element helper ATPase IstB, producing MSSNYQKLLNNLEALNLKHMREYVPNYIEIANRDELSVTEALLELTNQELDFQTNQTVERVIQRAHFPKRTSLEEFDFNFQPSVNKKEILDLKHMAFMEKKENLVFIGNPGVGKTHLVIALGIEACHQGYRTLFISCHELLLRLRSAFEKGTVDRVLKRYAKYDLLIIDEIGYLPIQKVEANLFFQLLTMRYEKKSTMITTNIILSRWGELFQNSEIAAAILDRLVHHVKVFKITGKSYRMKGKI from the coding sequence ATGAGCAGTAACTATCAAAAGCTATTAAATAATCTAGAGGCCTTGAATTTAAAACATATGAGAGAATATGTGCCAAACTATATTGAAATTGCCAATCGAGATGAGCTTTCTGTAACAGAAGCTCTTCTAGAATTAACTAATCAAGAATTAGACTTTCAAACGAATCAGACTGTGGAACGTGTCATCCAGCGCGCACACTTTCCCAAACGGACATCACTTGAAGAATTTGATTTCAACTTTCAACCAAGCGTTAACAAAAAAGAGATTCTAGACTTGAAACATATGGCTTTTATGGAGAAAAAAGAAAACTTAGTTTTCATTGGAAACCCTGGTGTAGGGAAAACACACCTTGTCATTGCATTAGGCATTGAAGCATGTCATCAAGGCTACCGTACGCTGTTTATCAGTTGTCATGAATTACTTTTACGTCTTCGTTCTGCCTTTGAAAAAGGGACCGTCGATCGTGTTCTGAAACGATATGCCAAATATGATCTTTTGATCATTGATGAAATAGGTTATTTACCAATTCAAAAAGTTGAAGCTAACCTCTTCTTTCAACTATTAACGATGCGTTACGAAAAAAAATCAACAATGATTACGACAAATATTATCTTATCTCGATGGGGGGAGCTATTTCAGAATTCTGAAATAGCCGCCGCCATTCTTGATCGTCTGGTTCACCATGTTAAAGTCTTCAAGATTACTGGAAAATCATATCGTATGAAAGGGAAAATATAA
- a CDS encoding glutaredoxin domain-containing protein encodes MTITVYAKSGCPQCVFAKKYLEAKEIPFEEKRVDLEDMYLDEVKELGYLSLPVIADSTGNHFNGYRPEKMEALVEAWQA; translated from the coding sequence ATGACAATCACAGTTTATGCAAAGAGTGGCTGCCCACAATGCGTATTTGCTAAGAAATACCTTGAAGCTAAAGAGATTCCTTTTGAAGAGAAACGGGTAGATCTAGAGGACATGTATCTAGATGAAGTAAAAGAATTAGGGTATTTATCTTTACCAGTAATTGCAGACTCAACAGGAAACCATTTCAATGGTTATAGACCTGAAAAGATGGAAGCTTTGGTGGAAGCATGGCAAGCATAG
- the nrdI gene encoding class Ib ribonucleoside-diphosphate reductase assembly flavoprotein NrdI encodes MASIVYYSLTGQTRRFINKVQGFDTYEISSAVAPVTMTDPFIMVIPSYESHVYGDVIETAEEFLEWADNASLCKGFFGGGNRNFAQLFCVTVKELSAEFDIPVLHGFEFQGSAYDVAKLTEELEKIDRHQEIKN; translated from the coding sequence ATGGCAAGCATAGTTTATTATTCATTAACGGGTCAAACCAGACGTTTTATCAATAAAGTTCAAGGCTTCGATACTTATGAGATTTCATCAGCAGTAGCACCAGTGACAATGACTGACCCTTTTATTATGGTGATTCCATCATATGAAAGTCATGTGTATGGTGACGTGATTGAAACGGCTGAAGAGTTTTTAGAATGGGCGGATAATGCATCTTTATGCAAGGGCTTTTTTGGTGGGGGTAACCGCAACTTTGCCCAGTTATTCTGTGTAACAGTAAAGGAACTATCTGCTGAGTTTGATATTCCTGTCTTACATGGATTTGAGTTCCAAGGATCTGCCTATGACGTGGCTAAGTTAACAGAGGAGTTAGAGAAAATTGACAGACACCAAGAAATTAAAAATTGA
- the nrdE gene encoding class 1b ribonucleoside-diphosphate reductase subunit alpha, which translates to MTDTKKLKIENTKDITYFKLNNMVNIPTADKKIQLNKDREAVRAYFLEYVNPNTVFFHTLEEKLQYLVDNDYIEEGFLNKYSFNFIQSLFDHLYSHKFRFKSFMGAYKFYTQYALKTNDNKRFLERYEDRIAFTALYLADGDEDLAWHIAEEHIEHRLQMATPTFLNAGKKRRGEMVSCFLIDVQDNMESIGRAVNSSLQLSKRGGGVGVNLSNLREAGAAIKGIENAGSGVVPVMKLLEDAFSYANQLGQRNGAGVVYLNAFHPDVYEFLSTKKENADEKIRVKTLSLGLVVPDKYYELLKTNEPMYLFSPYDVERIYGEPFGYVDITEHYEDMVANKEIKKYKINARELEQEISRLQQESGYPYIMNVDTANKENPINGTITMSNLCSEIMQVQKPSTLNEDLTYKEVGLDISCNLASTNITEMLKTNDFEKAVDTAVRALTAVSDMTSIQAVPSVERGNSAYNSIGLGAMGLHTALATNQIHYGSAEALELTDAYFMALRYYALKTSNQIAKERGESFFEFDQSAYADGSYIRERYIDNQVPFVFHSEKVAKLFDHIHIPTPDDWAALNQAIMADGLYNAYLLTVAPTGSISYINEASSSIHPIVHLIENRQETNIGSMFYPAPYLDNDTIQYYKSAYETDMRQVIDTYATAQKHIDQGMSLTLFMQSTIPRGLYEWKNGNTDKMTTRDLNRLRNYAWAKGIKSIYYVRTYTDDSDKEIGVDQCESCVI; encoded by the coding sequence TTGACAGACACCAAGAAATTAAAAATTGAAAATACGAAAGACATTACTTACTTTAAGCTTAACAATATGGTAAATATCCCAACTGCTGACAAGAAAATCCAATTAAATAAAGACCGTGAAGCGGTTAGGGCTTATTTCTTAGAATATGTGAACCCAAATACGGTTTTCTTCCATACATTAGAAGAAAAATTACAGTATTTAGTAGACAATGATTATATTGAAGAAGGCTTCTTAAATAAGTATTCTTTCAATTTCATCCAATCCTTATTTGATCATTTGTATAGCCATAAATTCCGTTTCAAGAGCTTTATGGGTGCTTATAAGTTTTACACGCAATATGCCTTAAAAACCAATGACAACAAGCGATTTTTAGAAAGATATGAAGACCGAATTGCTTTTACTGCTTTGTATTTAGCAGATGGCGATGAAGATTTAGCTTGGCATATTGCTGAAGAGCACATTGAACACCGTCTACAAATGGCTACACCTACCTTCTTAAACGCTGGTAAGAAGCGTCGCGGTGAGATGGTTTCTTGTTTCTTAATTGATGTCCAAGATAATATGGAATCAATTGGACGGGCGGTGAATTCCTCCCTACAACTCTCTAAACGCGGTGGTGGTGTAGGTGTAAACTTGAGTAACCTTCGTGAAGCCGGTGCCGCAATAAAGGGTATCGAAAATGCTGGTTCAGGTGTTGTGCCAGTAATGAAACTGTTAGAAGATGCCTTTTCTTATGCTAACCAATTAGGACAACGAAATGGTGCTGGGGTTGTATATTTAAATGCTTTCCACCCAGATGTGTATGAGTTCTTATCTACTAAGAAAGAAAATGCCGATGAGAAAATTCGTGTGAAGACTCTATCTTTAGGACTGGTTGTGCCAGATAAGTATTACGAACTATTGAAAACAAATGAACCCATGTACTTGTTTAGTCCATATGACGTGGAAAGAATCTACGGTGAGCCATTTGGTTACGTGGATATCACTGAACACTACGAGGATATGGTCGCAAACAAAGAAATCAAGAAATATAAAATCAATGCTCGTGAGTTAGAGCAAGAGATTTCGCGTCTGCAACAAGAGTCTGGTTATCCTTACATAATGAATGTGGATACAGCAAACAAGGAAAACCCAATTAACGGGACAATTACCATGTCTAACTTATGTTCTGAAATCATGCAGGTTCAAAAACCATCTACTCTAAATGAAGATTTAACTTATAAAGAAGTTGGTTTAGATATTTCTTGTAATTTAGCCTCAACAAATATCACTGAAATGTTGAAGACGAATGACTTTGAAAAAGCTGTGGATACCGCTGTACGGGCTTTAACTGCTGTTTCTGATATGACATCAATCCAAGCTGTGCCAAGTGTTGAACGTGGTAACTCAGCCTATAACTCAATCGGATTGGGAGCAATGGGACTACATACAGCCCTTGCTACCAACCAAATTCATTATGGATCAGCTGAAGCGCTAGAGTTAACGGATGCTTACTTTATGGCATTACGTTACTACGCTTTGAAAACCTCAAACCAAATTGCTAAGGAACGTGGAGAAAGCTTCTTTGAATTTGACCAATCAGCTTATGCTGATGGTTCTTACATTCGTGAGCGTTACATTGACAACCAAGTACCGTTCGTTTTCCATTCTGAGAAGGTAGCTAAGCTATTCGACCATATCCATATCCCAACACCAGATGATTGGGCGGCATTAAACCAAGCCATTATGGCGGATGGACTATATAATGCTTACCTATTAACAGTTGCACCAACCGGATCGATTTCATATATCAATGAAGCTTCATCCTCTATTCACCCAATTGTGCATTTAATTGAAAACCGTCAAGAAACGAATATTGGTTCAATGTTTTATCCAGCACCATACTTGGATAATGATACTATCCAGTATTACAAATCTGCTTACGAAACGGATATGCGTCAAGTAATCGATACTTATGCAACAGCACAAAAACATATTGACCAAGGCATGTCCTTGACCCTGTTTATGCAATCAACTATTCCACGAGGTTTATATGAATGGAAAAATGGTAATACGGACAAAATGACTACCCGTGACCTTAACCGCTTGCGTAATTATGCTTGGGCCAAAGGGATCAAATCGATTTACTATGTGCGGACTTATACAGATGACTCCGATAAAGAAATCGGTGTTGACCAATGTGAATCATGTGTGATTTAA
- the nrdF gene encoding class 1b ribonucleoside-diphosphate reductase subunit beta yields the protein MTQENKKYFNQILNGEPTNHNVLYYKSIDWDRVEDAIDKSTWEKLTSQFWLDTRIPVSNDRDDWRILTKEERDVVNKAFAGLTALDTLQSEEGANVMRDAVRTQHEEAVLNNILFMESVHAKSYSTIFISLNTTREIDEIFDWANNNEYLQYKARRINEIYQNGTGLQQKVASVFLETYLFYSGFYAPLWYLGNNKLENVAEIIKLIIRDESVHGTYLGYKFQLGYNQLSIDEQNELKDWMYALLFDLMENEEKYTEEIYTQVGWTKEVNTFVHYNANKALQNLGFEPFYPDGTAENVNPIVMNGISTDSSNHDFFSQVGNSYLMGESEAMGDDDYDF from the coding sequence ATGACACAAGAAAATAAAAAATACTTTAACCAGATTTTGAACGGTGAACCAACCAACCACAACGTTTTATACTACAAATCCATCGACTGGGACCGCGTAGAAGATGCGATTGATAAATCAACTTGGGAAAAATTGACCTCACAATTTTGGTTGGATACACGTATTCCAGTTTCAAACGACCGTGATGATTGGCGAATCCTAACAAAAGAAGAACGCGATGTAGTCAACAAAGCCTTTGCTGGCTTAACAGCTTTAGATACTCTACAGTCTGAAGAAGGCGCAAACGTTATGCGTGATGCTGTTCGGACACAACACGAAGAAGCTGTATTGAACAATATCCTATTTATGGAGTCAGTACATGCTAAATCTTATTCAACAATTTTTATTTCATTGAATACGACTCGTGAAATTGATGAGATTTTTGACTGGGCTAACAACAACGAATACCTCCAATATAAAGCACGTCGCATCAACGAAATTTATCAAAATGGAACCGGATTACAGCAAAAGGTTGCTAGCGTATTTCTAGAAACTTATCTATTCTATTCAGGTTTCTATGCACCATTATGGTATTTAGGCAACAATAAATTAGAGAATGTCGCTGAAATTATCAAGTTGATTATTCGCGATGAGTCTGTACATGGTACTTACCTGGGCTACAAATTCCAATTAGGTTACAACCAACTATCAATTGATGAACAAAATGAATTAAAAGACTGGATGTACGCGCTGCTATTTGACTTAATGGAAAATGAAGAGAAATATACCGAAGAAATCTATACACAAGTAGGTTGGACGAAAGAAGTTAATACCTTTGTACATTATAATGCCAACAAAGCCTTACAAAACTTAGGATTTGAACCCTTCTATCCAGATGGTACAGCAGAAAATGTCAACCCAATTGTGATGAATGGTATCTCAACAGATTCAAGTAACCATGACTTCTTCTCACAAGTAGGAAATTCATACTTAATGGGTGAATCAGAAGCGATGGGCGACGATGATTACGACTTTTAA